A window of Oncorhynchus kisutch isolate 150728-3 linkage group LG10, Okis_V2, whole genome shotgun sequence contains these coding sequences:
- the LOC109898661 gene encoding growth factor receptor-bound protein 2 isoform X2: MRAEVELFIKPGAQVLNEECDQNWYKAELNGKDGFIPKNYIEMKAHPWFFGKIPRAKAEEMLNKQRHDGAFLIRESESAPGDFSLSVKFGNDVQHFKVLRDGAGKYFLWVVKFNSLNELVDYHRSTSVSRNQQIFLRDIEQVPQHPTYVQALFDFDPQEDGELGFRRGDFIQVLDNSDPNWWKGGCHGLTGMFPRNYVTPVNRNM, from the exons ATGAGGGCTGAAGTTGAGTTATTCATCAAGCCAGGTGCCCAG GTATTAAATGAAGAGTGTGACCAGAACTGGTACAAAGCAGAATTGAACGGGAAAGACGGCTTCATCCCCAAGAACTACATAGAGATGAAAGCACATCC GTGGTTCTTTGGCAAGATCCCTCGTGCCAAGGCAGAGGAGATGTTGAACAAACAGAGGCACGACGGGGCCTTCCTCATCCGAGAGAGTGAGAGTGCGCCAGGGGACTTCTCCCTATCTGTCAA GTTTGGAAATGACGTTCAGCACTTCAAAGTCCTGCGTGATGGGGCAGGAAAGTACTTCCTGTGGGTGGTGAAGTTCAACTCGCTCAACGAGCTGGTGGACTACCACCGCTCCACCTCTGTATCCCGCAACCAGCAGATCTTCCTGCGTGACATTGAGCAGGTCCCCCAG CATCCCACATATGTACAGGCTCTCTTTGACTTTGACCCCCAGGAGGATGGCGAGCTGGGCTTCCGACGCGGAGACTTCATCCAGGTCCTGGACAACTCTGACCCTAACTGGTGGAAGGGAGGATGCCACGGGCTGACGGGCATGTTCCCCCGCAACTATGTGACACCAGTCAACCGGAACATGTAA